CGCATCCTGGAACAACTCGAGACGCAGGACGTCAGCCGAACTAGCAGCAGTGACCTCGCCGAACGCGCCGGCGTGAGCGCCTTCCAGGTTCGCAAGGATCTCGCGTACTTCGGGCGCTTCGGCACGCGCGGCATGGGCTACACCGTTCCCATCCTCAAACGCGAACTCGTCCGGGTGCTGGGCCTCAACCAGACCTGGAACGTCGTCATCGTGGGGATGGGCCGCCTCGGACAGGCCATCGCCAACTACCCCGGGGCCAGCGACTACCAGTTCCAGTACGCCGGCCTTTTCGACGTCAGCCCGAGCATCGTCGGACAGCAGATCCGGAACCTCACCGTGCGGCACATGGACGACCTCAAGGGCTTCATCACCCAGAACAAGGTGGACATGGGCTTCCTGGCCGTTCCCCCAGACCGTGCCCAGGACGCAGCACAAGCCCTCGTCGACGCTGGCGTGCGAGGCATCCTGAACTTTGCTCCGGTCGTCATCCAGCCGCCCACCGAAAGTGGAGTGAACGCGCAAGAAATCAGTGACGAATGGCGTGCTGTGATAATCGAGAACGTCGACTTCCTCGCCGGCATGAAGCGCCTCGCCTTCTACATCCTCAACCCACACCTGAAAGACGCCCCCATGACGGAGGACACCGAATGAAGAAGTTGCTCGCCATTCCCATGCTCGCCTTGCTGATCGCCGCCTGCGGAAGCGCACCGGGTCAGATCTCTGGTAACAGCCGCGCTTCAGTGGGGGTGTCCGTTGACGACTCCAAATCCACGGAAGTGGCAACTAAAACTGTTACACCGGCAACAGCTACGGCACCTGCCAAGACGAGCTGGGCCATTTCGAAGGGGAACGGTGTGACATTTACGTTCATGACCCGTCCAGGCTCGGACGGCGTGTATCTGACCGGCTACCGAGTGGTGAAGGATGTGCTGACCACGGCGAGCGGCACGACCACCACGACCACCGACGGCCAGGTGAATAAGGCTGACCTGTACCTCACCTCTGGATATGCCTGTGCTTCACGGACGGCCCAGAGCTCGTGTCCCTATAACGGCACCGATGCCGCCCCGACCACTCCGGCCAACGGTGTTCCCGGTCAACTCACCATCGGGCTTGAAGGTGGCCTGGGAGACCTTGTCGTGGCGACAAACGCCAGCGTCAGCCGGGTCACGGATCTTGAGTTCTATGGCACGAGCAGTAATGGCCAACCCGTGACGGTTGCGGTAAGCGGTGTCGTGAGCTTCGGTAGCAAGCAGGGTGACAACTAAGCAGAGCTGATTTCTTGGCGAGGGGCCGGCACGATGATGTGCCGGCCCTCATGTTCTGAACGTCAGAACTTGATCGTGTACTCCGCAAACCCGTCGTCGCGGGTCTTGATCAGCGTGGCATTCGCTGGCCGGTACTTCTGGGCGGTGGGGCTGCTGACGTACAGCAGGGTCACGCCGGGGATGGGCGTGAGTTTCCAGTTGCCGTCGGCGGTGGGGTTGATGGTCTTCTGCTGGTTGAAGTAGCCGATGAGGGCCTGGCGGGTCTCGTCGGGGGCGGCCAGGACGATGTTCTTGCCGTCCAGTCCGGGGAAGCTGCCGCCGCCAGAGGCACGGTAGTTGTTGGTGGCGACCACGAACTTCGCGGCGGGGTCGATCGGTTTGCCGCCAAACATCAGATTCTTGACGCGGTGGGCGTCCGGGGCGACGACCTCACCTTTGCTGTTGTACCGGCTGGGCTGGGTCACGTCAATCTCGTAGGTGACGCCGTCGATGATGTCGAAGTTGTAGGTGGGGAAGGAATCGTCCACCAGCACCTGGGGTTCAGTCTTGGCGGGGTCAATCTGTTTGAACTGGCCGGCGCTGCGTTCCAGCCACTCCTGCACCTGCGCGCCGGTCACGACCACGGCCTGGACGGTGTTCGGGTACACGTACAGGTCGGCGACGTTCTTGATGGCCAGCGTCCCAGCGGGGATGTCCGTGTAGTAGCTGGGGCCGGCGCGGCCGCCCGCCTTGAAGGGCGCGGCCGCGCTCAACACCGGCAGGTCCTTGTACTCGGTGGTGCTCAGGGCGTTCTTCACGTACGCGGTCTGGGCGTTGCTGACCAGCTGCACGCTGGGGTCGTCCTGCACCAGGGCCCAGTAGGAGTTGATCGGCGTGGTCAGGTCTGCGACCTTGCCGCGCACGTAGGCGAGTGTGCCCTCGTGGGCGGCCTTGACGGCGGCAGCGATCTGCGGGTCGGGCGTGACGAGGTTCTTCTTGGCGGCGGCGTCCCAGATGGGGCGCACGCTGGCCTTGCCGCTGCTGATGGCCCAGCGGTTGCCCTTCCGGGTGAGGGTCAGGTCCACGATGCCGAGGTCGTTGCCCCAGAACCCGGCCATGACGGTGGGCTTGCCGTTGATGGTGCCGTTGGTGATGTCCGCGCCGGGGATGCTCTTGTAGACCGGGCCGGGGAACACCTGATGGCTGTGGCCGCTGAGCACCACGTCAATTCCGTCGACCTTGGTGAGTTCGGTGGCGGCGTTCTCCTGGCCGGGCTGGTAGTCGGCGGCGATGCCGGTGTGCGCGATGGCGACGATGACGTCGGCGCCCTTGGCCTTCATCTCGGGCACGAACTTGCGGGCCGTCTCGACGATGTCGCGGGTGGTGAGTTTGCCGTCCAGGTTGGTCTTGTCCCACTGCACGATCTGCGGCGGCAGGAAGCCGATGATGCCCACGTTGATGTAGTACGGGCGGCCGTAGGTGTCGCGCACCAGTTTGCGCTGGATCAGATAGGGGGTGAAGGCGTTCTTGTCGTTGGCGGGGTTGCCGTCTCCGTCCTCGGTGTACGTGTTCGCGCTGACGATGGGCATGGGCGCGGCGGCCACGACCTGCTGCAGGAAGGGCAGGCCGTAGTTGAACTCGTGGTTGCCGAGGTTCCCGCCGTCGTAGTGCAGCGTGGCCATGGCGGCATGCATGGGGTGCATGGTGCCGGCGGGCAGGGGGTTCACGCGGGCCACGTAGTCGCCGAGGGGGTTGCCCTGGATCAGATCGCCGTTGTCGTACAGCAGCGTGTTGACCTTCTCGTCGCGCGCCTGCTTGATCAGCGTGGCGGTGTATTCCAGGCCGTACTCGCCGGTGGCCTTGTCCTGGTAGTAGTCATACCCGAGGGCGGCAGTGTGCAGATCCGTGGTCTCCAGAATCCGGAGATCCACGGTCTGGGCGCCGGCCGCGCTGAGCAACAGCGCAAAGGTCAGTGGAAGGATGGATTTCATCCCCGTCAGGATACGCCCCCCCGTCAGGGGGGTGTCTGCCCCATCGGCACTTCAGAGGGCCAGGACGCTGCGGTCTAGGTCGCAGGCACGCCCCACGCCGAGCAGGCCGAGGGTCAGGTCGAAATCCGCGATGATGTTCTGGATGACCTCGCGCACCCCGTCCTCGCCCGCGATGGCCAGACCGTAGGCGTAGGGGCGACCCAAAAGCACGGCGCGGGCGCCCAGGGCGAGTGCCTTGACGATGTCCGCGCCGGTGCGGACGCCGCTGTCGAACAGCACCGGCAGGTCACCGGCCGCCCTGAGCACGCCGGGCAGAGCATCGAGCGCGCCGATGGCTCCGTCGATCTGCCGGCCGCCGTGGTTGGAGACGATCAGGGCGTCCACGCCGCGCCCGGCGGCCTCGCGGGCATCGTCCGGGTGCAGGATGCCCTTGAGGACGATGGGAAGAGTCGTCCAGCTGCGCAGGCGGGACAGGTCATCCCAGGTGAGATCCAGCCGGGTGTAGGTGGCGGTAAAGCGGGCCACGGCCGCGCGCATCTGCTCCAGACTCAGGTGGTAGGTGCGGCCTTTCGCAGCGAGTTCCGCTCCGACACGCAGGAGGGCCGGCGTGCGTGGCGGCGTGACGTCCGGGCCAAGGGCGGGTTCGCTCAGGTGCGCCCGGAATACGGGATCGCTGAGGTACTGGGCGAGCCCCCGCCCCCGCATGAACGGCAGGCTGCCCAGGTCGAGGTCGCGGGGCCGCCAGCCGAGCATGGTCGTGTCGAGCGTCAGGACGATCGCCTGCGCGCCGCACGTCTCGGCCCGCCGGAGCAGGGAACGGGTCAGGTCGTCGTCGCGGCTCCAGTACAGCTGAAACCAGCGTGGGCTCTCGCCCATGGCGGCCGCGCAGTCTTCCATCGGCACGGATGCCTGCGAGGAGTAGATGAAGGGAATCCCCTCGGCGGCGGCGGCGCGGGCGACGGCCAGATCGGCCTCCGGATGGGCGCATTCGAGCACGCCCAGCGGCGCGAGCAGCAGCGGGGTGGCGTAGGTCTGGCCCAGCAGCCGGATACTCAGCTCCCGGCTGGTCTGGCCGCGGAGGTGCCGGGGCAGCAGTTGAATCCGTTCGAAGGCCGCCAGGTTCGCGCGCAGGGTGCGCTCCGCACCGGCCCCGCCCGCCAGGTAGGCGAAATCCGGGGCCTTCAGGTGGATCCGCGCTGCCTCCTGGAGCCGCTCCGGCGCGACAGGCACCGCCGGTTTCTCGCCGCCGAGGCCGCGCACGTACACCTGGGTCTGCCGGGCGCGGCCACGTCCGACGGGGTCAGAGTTCATGGGTCAAGCATACGAATGTGATGTGCAGGGGGGATGAAGGTCGCCGCGTGTGAACTGGACAGCGCCCGCTCCGCCAGAGGCAGACGCGGGCGCTTGGGGACGGCGCTTCAGGAAGGATCGCGGGTGGGAGTCTCACGGGTTTTGCGGGTCTTGGGCAGCACGTCGGCCAGATCCGCCTGGGTGATGGAGCGTTCCTGCGCACCGAGGCTGGTGGCGGCCAGCGCCCCGGCGGCGTTCGCGGCGCGGGCGGCTTCGGCCATGTTCAAGCCGCCGAGCACGGCGTGCGCGAAGGTGGCCGTGAAGGTGTCGCCGGCGCCGGTGCTGTCCACCACATCGTTCTCAGGGGGCACGGCGTCCACGAGTTCGGTGTCGGTGGGCGTCCAGGTGATCGAGCCCATCTTGCCGACCTTCACGACGACGCGCTGCGCGCCCGCCTGCCCGAGTTTCGCCAGGGCGGCGCTGATGCTGCCCGTGCCGGTCAGGGCCTGCAGTTCGTGCTGGTTGAGGGTCAGGTAGTCGGCGCCGATCACGTCGTCCACCAGACTCGTCTGCGCCTTGTTCACGGCCCCGGTGCCGAGGTCGATGAACACCGGCACCGGCTTCTTCGCGGTGCGGGCGTAAGCGATGGCCTGCAGGGCGTACTCGCGCTGAGGGCCCTCGATCAGGGCGTAGGCGTTCACGATCAGGGCGTCGCTGGTCTCGATGTCCTTCTTCTTCAGTTTCGCCGGGTCGAGCTGGCGGTTGGCGGCCCCGTCGCTGATCATGGTGCGGTCGCCGTCCTCGGTCTGCATGACGGTGATGGTGCTGGTGAGGTGCTGGTCGTCCTGCTGAATGGCGCCCTCGCCGACGCCGCTGCGCCGCACGTGGCTCAGGGCGTACTCGGCGAAGGGATCGACGCCGACCCGCGCGGCCAGCGTGACGGTGTGCCCCAGGCGGGCCAGGGTGACGCTGATGGTGCCGCCGGCCCCACCGGGTTTCATGCTGGCGCGCAGCGGCGTGACTTCCTCGCCGGAGCGCGGCAGGCGGCCAAGGTGGTACAGGTGGTCGACGGTGACATCGCCGATAACGTAGAACTTCACGGTAGAGACCTCCGGGGCCGGCATGCTGGCCCCTGCTGGGTGATGGGGGTGGAGAAAACTGGTCGGTGACCTGAAGTTACCGTACCACGCCCAGTTCGCGCGCAAGGGTCTCAAGTGCAGCCAGGGGCACGTCCTCGGCACGCACGTCGGGGCGCAGGCCGGCGTGCGTTAGGGCCGCGCCGATGGCCTCGCCCGCGTGTCCGGCCAGGCGCAGGTTGTTGCGCAGCGTCTTGCGGCGGTGGTGCAGGGCCGCCTCGATGAAGGTCAGCAGTTCGCGGGGCGGGAGGGGCCGGGAGCGGTCGAAGTCCAGGCGCATGACGGCGCTGGTCACATCCGGCGCGGGCAGGAAGGCGCCTTTCGGGACGTCACGGACATGTTTCACCGTGCCGTGCAGGGCGGCCAGGGCGCTCAGGAATCCGTAGTTGTCCTCGCCGGGGCGCGCGGTGAGGCGCTGCCCGACTTCCTTCTGGACGAGCACAGTGGCCGACGTGATGGCGGGCGCATTCATGAACCGTGACAGCAGCACGCCGGTAATGTAGTAGGGCAGGTTCGCGATGACGCGCGTGCCGGGTTCGAGGCTGGAATAGTCGAACTCCAGCGCGTCCCCCCAGATGACGGTCACGTCCAGACCAGCGAGGGTCTCGGCGAGCACGGGCCGCAGCCGCTCATCTTTTTCCAGCGCGGTGACCCGCGCGCCGCGCGAGGCTGCCTCGCCCGTCAGGACGCCCAGGCCGGGGCCGATCTCCAGCACCGGGACGCCCGGCGCGGCCCCGCCCGCCTCGGCGATGGCCCGCAGGATATTCCCGTCGATCAGGAAGTTCTGACCGAGGCTCTTGGTGGGCCGCAGGCCATGGCGGTCGAGCAGCTCGCGCACGCGGGCCGGGGAGTACAGCGGGGGCGTGCGGGCAGGTGCGGTGGCGTCAGGTGGGGGCTCGGACTGGGACAAGGGGACTCCGGCCGAACTGGACGCCGCAGGGACGTCCGGCTCAGGGCGCGTCAGTATACTTCCGCCATGACGGAACCTGCCGGTGCGGGCCAGCGCACGGACGCGCCCAGCCCCACGACTCCTCCCCTGCCGGACCTGGCTGACCTGATCCGGGCGGGCGAGTGGCGGCGGGCGCTGGCCACCGCCCGCGTGACCCGCGCCGACGCCCACGTGGAGGACGCCCTGAGTGCCGTGGTCGGGATCCTGGAGGCCGTGCGGGCGCGGCGCTACCCGGTGGCCCGGCGCACGCTGAAGGAACTGCGTGAGGCGTTGACCGAGGGCAGCACCCCGGAGTTCGCCCTATTGCGCCGCCAACTCGATCCGGACGTCATCGAAGGGGCGCTGGCCGTGCTGGATCTCAAACCCGAGGCGGCCGCACTCGAGGAGGACGGCCTGGAAGGCATTCTGACTCCAGCGCTGGCCGTGCCCCTGACGCGCGCGGAGGCGCTGAACAGCCTGGGCGTGCGGGCCACGGTGCTGGGGAATGCCCACCGTGCCCGTGAACGGTTCGAGGAGGCCCTGCAGGCGGATCCCGGTCACTACCGGGCGATCACGAACCTGGGGAACCTGAGCCTGGAGGCCGGTGATGCGAAGGCCGCCGAAGCCCGTTACCGCGAGGCCCTGAAATTGAATGCCGAGTACGACGGCGCCCACCACAACCTGGGCGTGGCCTTGCGCCGCCAGGGTCGCGTGGGCGAGGCCGTCAGCGCGATCCGCCGTGGCCAGCGGCTGAGCATGCGCCGCTCGAAGGACGACACGCAGGCCGAGATGCGCGAACAGTTCGCCGGGAGTCCGTTGCTGCGCTGGATCCGCATTGTGGTGATCGCGGTGATTGTGGTGCTGGTGCTGCTGGCCCTGCGCGGCCTGGGGCACTGACCCATGCCCGAGTGGGTGCTGGCCCCGGTGGGCGCGCGGCGCGTGGACGTGCGGCTGGAACGCGCTGGCCTGCTGGATCTGGCCATGGAGGACGCGGGCCGGGCCGTGGCGGATCACGTCTGTACGGTCTGGCCTGCTGGAGACGTGGTGCTCCTGGCGGGCGGCGGCGCGAACGGCGGCGATGCCTTCGTGGCCGCTCGGTATCTGCGGGTGCGCGGCTTTGACCCAACGGTTCTGGCCCTGCCATCGAAGCACGCGCTGACCCACTTGAACCGGCGGCGCTGGCGGGCGCTGGGCGGTACGGTC
The Deinococcus sp. KSM4-11 DNA segment above includes these coding regions:
- the rsmA gene encoding 16S rRNA (adenine(1518)-N(6)/adenine(1519)-N(6))-dimethyltransferase RsmA, which translates into the protein MSQSEPPPDATAPARTPPLYSPARVRELLDRHGLRPTKSLGQNFLIDGNILRAIAEAGGAAPGVPVLEIGPGLGVLTGEAASRGARVTALEKDERLRPVLAETLAGLDVTVIWGDALEFDYSSLEPGTRVIANLPYYITGVLLSRFMNAPAITSATVLVQKEVGQRLTARPGEDNYGFLSALAALHGTVKHVRDVPKGAFLPAPDVTSAVMRLDFDRSRPLPPRELLTFIEAALHHRRKTLRNNLRLAGHAGEAIGAALTHAGLRPDVRAEDVPLAALETLARELGVVR
- a CDS encoding redox-sensing transcriptional repressor Rex; its protein translation is MAEIPTAAISRLVTYLRILEQLETQDVSRTSSSDLAERAGVSAFQVRKDLAYFGRFGTRGMGYTVPILKRELVRVLGLNQTWNVVIVGMGRLGQAIANYPGASDYQFQYAGLFDVSPSIVGQQIRNLTVRHMDDLKGFITQNKVDMGFLAVPPDRAQDAAQALVDAGVRGILNFAPVVIQPPTESGVNAQEISDEWRAVIIENVDFLAGMKRLAFYILNPHLKDAPMTEDTE
- a CDS encoding tetratricopeptide repeat protein produces the protein MTEPAGAGQRTDAPSPTTPPLPDLADLIRAGEWRRALATARVTRADAHVEDALSAVVGILEAVRARRYPVARRTLKELREALTEGSTPEFALLRRQLDPDVIEGALAVLDLKPEAAALEEDGLEGILTPALAVPLTRAEALNSLGVRATVLGNAHRARERFEEALQADPGHYRAITNLGNLSLEAGDAKAAEARYREALKLNAEYDGAHHNLGVALRRQGRVGEAVSAIRRGQRLSMRRSKDDTQAEMREQFAGSPLLRWIRIVVIAVIVVLVLLALRGLGH
- a CDS encoding alpha-hydroxy-acid oxidizing protein gives rise to the protein MNSDPVGRGRARQTQVYVRGLGGEKPAVPVAPERLQEAARIHLKAPDFAYLAGGAGAERTLRANLAAFERIQLLPRHLRGQTSRELSIRLLGQTYATPLLLAPLGVLECAHPEADLAVARAAAAEGIPFIYSSQASVPMEDCAAAMGESPRWFQLYWSRDDDLTRSLLRRAETCGAQAIVLTLDTTMLGWRPRDLDLGSLPFMRGRGLAQYLSDPVFRAHLSEPALGPDVTPPRTPALLRVGAELAAKGRTYHLSLEQMRAAVARFTATYTRLDLTWDDLSRLRSWTTLPIVLKGILHPDDAREAAGRGVDALIVSNHGGRQIDGAIGALDALPGVLRAAGDLPVLFDSGVRTGADIVKALALGARAVLLGRPYAYGLAIAGEDGVREVIQNIIADFDLTLGLLGVGRACDLDRSVLAL
- a CDS encoding carbohydrate kinase family protein, coding for MKFYVIGDVTVDHLYHLGRLPRSGEEVTPLRASMKPGGAGGTISVTLARLGHTVTLAARVGVDPFAEYALSHVRRSGVGEGAIQQDDQHLTSTITVMQTEDGDRTMISDGAANRQLDPAKLKKKDIETSDALIVNAYALIEGPQREYALQAIAYARTAKKPVPVFIDLGTGAVNKAQTSLVDDVIGADYLTLNQHELQALTGTGSISAALAKLGQAGAQRVVVKVGKMGSITWTPTDTELVDAVPPENDVVDSTGAGDTFTATFAHAVLGGLNMAEAARAANAAGALAATSLGAQERSITQADLADVLPKTRKTRETPTRDPS
- the cpdB gene encoding 2',3'-cyclic-nucleotide 2'-phosphodiesterase; amino-acid sequence: MKSILPLTFALLLSAAGAQTVDLRILETTDLHTAALGYDYYQDKATGEYGLEYTATLIKQARDEKVNTLLYDNGDLIQGNPLGDYVARVNPLPAGTMHPMHAAMATLHYDGGNLGNHEFNYGLPFLQQVVAAAPMPIVSANTYTEDGDGNPANDKNAFTPYLIQRKLVRDTYGRPYYINVGIIGFLPPQIVQWDKTNLDGKLTTRDIVETARKFVPEMKAKGADVIVAIAHTGIAADYQPGQENAATELTKVDGIDVVLSGHSHQVFPGPVYKSIPGADITNGTINGKPTVMAGFWGNDLGIVDLTLTRKGNRWAISSGKASVRPIWDAAAKKNLVTPDPQIAAAVKAAHEGTLAYVRGKVADLTTPINSYWALVQDDPSVQLVSNAQTAYVKNALSTTEYKDLPVLSAAAPFKAGGRAGPSYYTDIPAGTLAIKNVADLYVYPNTVQAVVVTGAQVQEWLERSAGQFKQIDPAKTEPQVLVDDSFPTYNFDIIDGVTYEIDVTQPSRYNSKGEVVAPDAHRVKNLMFGGKPIDPAAKFVVATNNYRASGGGSFPGLDGKNIVLAAPDETRQALIGYFNQQKTINPTADGNWKLTPIPGVTLLYVSSPTAQKYRPANATLIKTRDDGFAEYTIKF